A single window of Actinoallomurus bryophytorum DNA harbors:
- a CDS encoding MarR family winged helix-turn-helix transcriptional regulator, with amino-acid sequence MPAAQERSTQETASPQKPLSPDEEAVARAIGRAIIVVPRAIDADLMREQRLTLNEYAALMHLSEAPDRHLRMSELAAECDVSLSGMTRIVGRLEADRLVERVQCAEDARGSNAVLTDLGLARLEEAYPTHLASVRRHVMDHLGEIDLVRLAAALRRFATAP; translated from the coding sequence ATGCCCGCAGCCCAGGAGCGCAGCACGCAGGAAACGGCGTCTCCGCAGAAGCCACTGAGCCCCGACGAGGAGGCGGTCGCACGGGCGATCGGGCGGGCGATCATCGTCGTGCCCCGCGCGATCGACGCCGATCTGATGCGGGAGCAGCGGCTGACGCTCAATGAGTACGCCGCGCTGATGCACCTCTCCGAGGCGCCCGACCGCCACCTACGGATGAGCGAGCTCGCGGCGGAGTGCGACGTCTCGCTGAGCGGCATGACCCGCATCGTCGGCCGGCTGGAGGCCGACCGCCTGGTCGAACGCGTTCAGTGTGCCGAGGACGCACGCGGGTCCAACGCCGTGCTCACCGACCTCGGGCTGGCCCGCCTCGAAGAGGCCTACCCCACCCATCTGGCCAGCGTCCGGCGGCACGTCATGGACCACCTCGGCGAGATCGACCTCGTCAGGCTCGCCGCGGCACTTCGGCGCTTCGCGACCGCGCCCTAA
- a CDS encoding winged helix-turn-helix transcriptional regulator: MTTPRPCSIADTLSVVGEKYSLLVLREVFFGVRRFNDMARNIGAPRDVLTARLNHLVEAGVLEKAPYSTRPLRYEYRPTEAGRELRGVLLTLLRWGDRYLADRPPLVFEHSCGADFEAKVVCRACGGDVPSDSMTPRFEVEGWGAAGQVSG, from the coding sequence ATGACCACGCCGCGCCCCTGTTCGATCGCCGACACGCTCAGCGTGGTCGGAGAGAAGTACTCCCTGCTCGTCCTGCGCGAGGTCTTCTTCGGAGTCCGGCGCTTCAACGACATGGCCCGCAACATCGGCGCCCCCCGTGACGTCCTGACGGCACGCCTGAACCACCTGGTCGAGGCCGGTGTGCTGGAGAAGGCGCCGTACAGCACGCGTCCGCTCCGCTATGAGTACCGTCCGACGGAGGCCGGCCGGGAGCTGCGGGGCGTGCTGCTCACGCTTCTGCGCTGGGGCGACCGTTATCTCGCCGACCGGCCGCCACTGGTCTTCGAGCACAGCTGCGGCGCCGACTTCGAGGCGAAGGTCGTCTGCCGTGCCTGTGGGGGCGACGTGCCCTCCGACTCCATGACGCCGCGGTTCGAGGTCGAGGGCTGGGGCGCGGCCGGCCAGGTGAGCGGCTGA
- a CDS encoding SAM-dependent methyltransferase produces the protein MADDDRPLATQIDTGRPSVARMYDYYLGGKDNYVVDRAAADQMMSAVPESREMVAANRAFLARAVHHLAAEMGIRQFLDIGSGLPTQQNVHEVAQAVDPDSRVVYVDHDPHAVVHGRALLATGKNTLFTHGDLLRPEEILNDPKVRALIDFDRPVAILIVAILHFVSDEDDPTGILHRLHEAMAPGSYLAISHILDDPRTHAIGKILTASGAPPWYPRSRSEITGFFDGFELVDPGVTVLPQWRPPASAAVPLHHTPDSAQELRWQVAGIARRD, from the coding sequence ATGGCAGATGACGACAGGCCGCTCGCCACCCAGATCGACACCGGCAGACCGAGCGTCGCCCGCATGTACGACTACTACCTCGGCGGCAAGGACAACTACGTCGTCGACCGGGCCGCGGCGGACCAGATGATGTCGGCGGTGCCGGAGTCGAGGGAGATGGTCGCGGCCAACCGCGCGTTCCTCGCACGTGCGGTGCACCATCTGGCCGCGGAGATGGGAATCCGCCAGTTTCTCGACATCGGATCCGGCCTGCCGACCCAGCAGAACGTTCACGAGGTCGCGCAGGCCGTCGACCCGGACAGCAGGGTCGTGTACGTGGACCACGATCCCCACGCCGTCGTCCACGGCCGGGCGCTGCTGGCCACCGGCAAGAACACCTTGTTCACACACGGCGACCTGCTGAGGCCGGAGGAGATCCTCAACGATCCGAAGGTGCGGGCCCTGATCGACTTCGACCGGCCCGTGGCGATCCTGATCGTCGCCATCCTGCACTTCGTCTCCGACGAGGACGACCCCACCGGCATTCTGCACCGCCTGCACGAGGCCATGGCGCCGGGTAGCTACCTGGCCATCTCCCACATCCTGGACGATCCGCGTACGCATGCCATCGGAAAGATCCTGACCGCCTCGGGCGCGCCTCCGTGGTACCCACGGTCCCGTTCGGAGATCACCGGCTTCTTCGACGGGTTCGAGCTGGTCGACCCGGGCGTGACGGTCCTTCCGCAGTGGCGTCCGCCGGCGTCGGCCGCGGTGCCGCTGCACCACACGCCCGACTCCGCGCAGGAGCTGCGCTGGCAGGTCGCGGGCATCGCTCGTCGCGACTAA
- a CDS encoding thiolase family protein, with amino-acid sequence MRDAVIVEAVRTPIGKGRPTGTLASVHPVELLAHTLRSLVGRSGIDPELVDDVIGGCVDQVGEQAMNTTRNAWLSAGLPDSVPATTIDRQCGSSQQAVHFAAQGVISGAYDVVVACGVESMSRVPMWSNVPAGTDPFGPGVAARFPGGLVPQGISAELIAAKWSISREQMDEFAGRSHQRAAAAHAEGLFAAELAPVRTDAGLVTGDESVRPGTSPEVLASLRPAFADPAYAERFPQIEWSVTAGNSSPINDGASAILITSSETAARLGLRPVARLHSFAVTGSDPLLMLTGVIPATEKVLRRAGLRLADIDLFEVNEAFASVVLAWLQETGAGAEKVNVNGGAIALGHPLGASGTRLMTTLVGAMRRRGARYALQTMCEAGGLANATILESLA; translated from the coding sequence ATGCGTGACGCCGTCATCGTGGAGGCAGTGCGTACGCCGATCGGCAAGGGCAGGCCCACCGGCACGCTCGCGAGTGTCCATCCGGTCGAACTGCTCGCCCACACCCTGCGCAGCCTGGTCGGACGCAGCGGCATCGATCCCGAGCTCGTCGACGACGTCATCGGCGGCTGCGTGGACCAGGTCGGCGAGCAGGCCATGAACACCACCCGCAACGCCTGGCTGTCGGCCGGCCTGCCCGACTCCGTGCCGGCGACCACGATCGACCGGCAGTGCGGCTCCTCCCAGCAGGCCGTCCACTTCGCCGCCCAGGGAGTGATCTCCGGGGCGTACGACGTGGTCGTCGCCTGCGGGGTCGAGTCGATGAGCCGTGTTCCGATGTGGTCGAACGTGCCGGCGGGCACCGATCCGTTCGGCCCCGGCGTCGCGGCACGTTTCCCCGGCGGCCTGGTCCCCCAGGGCATCAGCGCCGAGCTGATCGCCGCCAAGTGGTCGATCAGCCGCGAGCAGATGGACGAGTTCGCCGGCCGCTCGCACCAGCGCGCGGCCGCGGCGCACGCCGAGGGCCTGTTCGCCGCCGAGCTGGCCCCGGTCAGGACGGACGCGGGCCTGGTCACGGGCGATGAGTCCGTACGGCCGGGCACTTCGCCCGAGGTGCTCGCGAGCCTGCGCCCGGCCTTCGCCGACCCCGCCTACGCCGAGCGTTTCCCCCAGATCGAGTGGTCGGTGACCGCGGGCAACAGCAGCCCGATCAACGACGGTGCCTCGGCGATCCTCATCACCTCCAGCGAGACCGCGGCACGGCTCGGCCTGCGGCCCGTCGCACGCCTGCACAGCTTCGCGGTGACCGGCTCGGATCCGCTCCTGATGCTGACCGGAGTCATCCCGGCCACCGAGAAGGTGCTGCGCAGGGCCGGGCTGCGCCTGGCGGACATCGACCTGTTCGAGGTCAACGAGGCCTTCGCCAGCGTGGTCCTGGCGTGGCTCCAGGAGACCGGCGCCGGCGCGGAGAAGGTGAACGTGAACGGCGGCGCGATCGCCCTCGGCCACCCACTCGGCGCGAGCGGCACCCGGCTGATGACCACACTCGTCGGCGCCATGCGCCGACGCGGCGCACGGTACGCGCTGCAGACCATGTGCGAGGCCGGCGGCCTCGCCAACGCGACCATCCTTGAGAGCCTGGCGTAG
- a CDS encoding helix-turn-helix domain-containing protein, with the protein MVRLPLTPAEVERGQRLGALLRRARGQSSMLNTALDAGVSPETLRKIESGRVATPAFPTIAAIADVLGLSLDALWAEVNRPDGAAAGSGRGEGERLVS; encoded by the coding sequence ATGGTCAGACTGCCGCTCACTCCCGCAGAGGTCGAACGCGGGCAGCGCCTCGGCGCCCTCCTGCGACGTGCGCGGGGGCAGAGCTCGATGCTCAACACCGCGCTGGACGCCGGCGTCTCACCGGAGACTCTTCGGAAGATCGAGTCCGGTCGTGTGGCCACCCCTGCCTTCCCGACCATCGCTGCGATCGCCGACGTCCTCGGCCTTTCTCTCGATGCGCTGTGGGCGGAGGTCAACCGGCCGGACGGCGCGGCCGCGGGATCAGGTCGCGGCGAGGGTGAGCGGCTGGTCTCGTAG
- a CDS encoding serine/threonine-protein kinase, translated as MTVRTGALIAGRYRVERQIGSGGMGAVWLATDEDLDRPVALKRAHPAADERRLRQLSREARIAGGIDHPRVVALYDLVTDDAATWLVMEYVPARDLADLIGAGGVLPPEDVARIGRQLAEALAAVHALGIVHGDVKPGNVLITEAGDAKLTDFGVARALWGDETISDSGLFRGTPAYVAPEVARGAKPLPPADVFSLGATLFAAAEGVSPLGSGDNPLTVVWRAASGHVAAPSSPGPLGAALSAMLALEPADRPDAAEAERLLGLRAVPEPAPPRRLGLVALAAGAAMVLAGASLVSRSAGSAPAGGPATPAATPVSAIGDPRTADPCALMDPAGFERFGQAELSTDYGNFNRCDVLIRRGDDDLADVKVELANGPAPEPGSQDQVERRGSIEIVAEPASGGECDRTLVLADGNLVEVTAQRTGHGTVDLCAAATLATDRAATVLGRGRIPRRAHALPARSLGNLDACGLLDPAALSRVRGIDGAHPEAGFGRWDCHWHSGTGDTTIQLRFDRDGPLTAPDGHPRRLGGHPAYITPGGDGRGTCLVQVVHRSYRDTSGNTTAELVFLVVSGGEAGGRLCDSAETLASAAAARLPAG; from the coding sequence GTGACGGTACGCACCGGTGCCTTGATCGCGGGTCGTTACCGGGTCGAACGCCAGATCGGCTCGGGGGGGATGGGCGCCGTATGGCTGGCCACAGACGAGGACCTTGACCGTCCGGTGGCGCTCAAGCGCGCTCATCCCGCGGCCGACGAACGCCGGCTGCGCCAGCTCTCCCGCGAGGCGCGCATCGCGGGTGGCATCGACCATCCACGGGTCGTGGCGCTGTACGACCTGGTCACCGACGATGCCGCTACCTGGCTGGTCATGGAGTACGTCCCCGCCCGCGATCTGGCCGACCTTATCGGCGCGGGCGGCGTCCTGCCCCCCGAAGACGTCGCCCGTATCGGACGCCAGCTCGCCGAGGCACTGGCCGCCGTGCACGCCCTGGGCATCGTCCACGGCGACGTGAAACCGGGGAACGTCCTGATCACCGAGGCCGGCGATGCCAAGCTCACCGACTTCGGCGTCGCGCGGGCCCTCTGGGGCGATGAGACCATCAGCGACAGTGGCCTGTTCCGCGGCACCCCGGCCTACGTCGCCCCGGAAGTGGCCCGCGGGGCGAAGCCGCTTCCGCCCGCCGACGTCTTCTCCCTCGGCGCGACCCTGTTCGCCGCGGCGGAGGGAGTCTCGCCGCTCGGCTCGGGCGACAACCCCCTGACCGTGGTCTGGCGTGCCGCCTCCGGGCACGTCGCCGCCCCCAGCTCCCCGGGGCCGCTCGGCGCCGCCCTGTCGGCGATGCTGGCCCTGGAGCCGGCCGACCGGCCCGACGCCGCCGAGGCCGAGCGCCTCCTCGGGCTCCGTGCCGTCCCCGAACCGGCGCCACCTCGCCGATTAGGACTCGTCGCGCTCGCGGCCGGTGCCGCGATGGTGCTGGCCGGCGCGTCGCTGGTATCCCGGTCGGCGGGTTCCGCGCCGGCGGGCGGGCCGGCCACGCCGGCGGCCACCCCGGTCTCGGCCATCGGCGACCCGCGTACGGCCGATCCGTGCGCCCTGATGGATCCTGCCGGATTCGAGCGGTTCGGGCAGGCGGAGCTGTCCACCGACTACGGCAACTTCAACCGCTGCGACGTCCTCATCCGGCGCGGCGATGACGACCTGGCGGACGTGAAGGTCGAACTCGCGAACGGCCCGGCGCCCGAGCCGGGCTCACAGGACCAGGTCGAGCGGCGGGGATCGATCGAGATCGTGGCCGAGCCGGCGAGCGGCGGCGAGTGCGATCGGACGCTGGTCCTGGCCGACGGGAACCTCGTGGAGGTCACGGCGCAGCGTACGGGCCACGGCACGGTGGACCTCTGCGCCGCCGCCACGCTCGCCACCGACCGTGCGGCGACGGTGCTCGGCCGCGGCCGGATCCCACGGCGTGCCCACGCGCTGCCGGCACGGTCGCTGGGCAACCTGGACGCCTGCGGGCTCCTCGACCCCGCCGCGCTCTCGCGGGTACGCGGCATCGACGGCGCGCATCCCGAGGCGGGGTTCGGCCGGTGGGACTGCCACTGGCACAGCGGCACCGGCGACACCACGATCCAGCTCCGCTTCGACCGCGACGGTCCGCTGACCGCGCCGGACGGCCATCCGAGGCGGCTCGGCGGCCACCCGGCGTACATCACGCCCGGTGGGGACGGGCGCGGCACCTGCCTGGTCCAGGTGGTCCACCGCTCCTACCGGGACACGAGCGGGAACACCACCGCCGAGCTCGTCTTCCTCGTGGTCTCCGGCGGAGAGGCCGGCGGGCGGCTGTGCGACAGCGCCGAGACCCTCGCGTCGGCCGCCGCGGCCAGGCTGCCGGCCGGCTGA
- a CDS encoding NADPH-dependent FMN reductase produces MTTKIGIIIGSTRPGRVGESVARWVYDNAVRRGDAEYELVDLLDYNLPHLDEAVPPSMGQYSQPHTQAWAAKIASFDGFVFVTPEYNHSTSGALKNAIDFLYAEWNNKACGFVSYGSVGGARAVEHLRLIAGELQLADVRAQVALSLATEFENYSVFKPGDYQLPALEATLDQVVAWSEALKPLRTAA; encoded by the coding sequence ATGACGACCAAGATCGGGATCATCATCGGCAGCACCCGGCCAGGGCGCGTCGGCGAGTCCGTGGCCCGCTGGGTGTACGACAACGCCGTACGGCGTGGCGACGCGGAGTACGAGCTGGTCGACCTGCTCGACTACAACCTCCCGCACCTCGACGAGGCGGTGCCCCCGTCGATGGGGCAGTACTCCCAGCCGCACACCCAGGCGTGGGCCGCCAAGATCGCCTCCTTCGACGGCTTCGTCTTCGTCACGCCGGAGTACAACCACTCCACGTCCGGCGCGCTGAAGAACGCCATCGACTTCCTGTACGCCGAGTGGAACAACAAGGCCTGCGGTTTCGTCAGCTACGGCTCGGTCGGCGGCGCTCGCGCCGTGGAGCACCTGCGGCTCATCGCCGGCGAGCTCCAGCTGGCCGACGTACGCGCCCAGGTGGCGCTCTCGCTGGCCACGGAGTTCGAGAACTACAGCGTCTTCAAGCCCGGCGACTACCAGCTGCCGGCCCTCGAGGCGACGCTGGACCAGGTCGTCGCGTGGAGCGAGGCGCTCAAGCCGCTGCGCACCGCCGCCTGA
- the map gene encoding type I methionyl aminopeptidase, protein MIEILNPAELPRARAAGALVAGILRTLKSRCEVGTNLRDIDRWTQTMIAEAGAQSCYVDYEPSFGRGPFGHYICTSVNDAVLHGRPYDYALTDGDLLTLDLAVAKGGVVADSAISFIVGEKSPESVAMISATERALSAGIAAARPGARIGDISHAIGTVLGEAGYRISTEFGGHGIGSTMHQDPHVPNMGRPGRGYRLRPGLLLALEPWIMADTAELVTDTDGWTLRSATGCRTAHSEHTIAITSDGAEVLTLPEQRP, encoded by the coding sequence ATGATCGAAATCTTGAACCCGGCGGAACTGCCACGGGCCAGGGCGGCAGGTGCCCTGGTCGCCGGCATCCTGCGGACGCTGAAGAGCCGCTGCGAGGTGGGCACGAACCTCCGGGACATCGACCGGTGGACCCAGACCATGATCGCAGAGGCCGGAGCGCAGTCCTGCTACGTCGACTACGAGCCGTCCTTCGGACGCGGGCCGTTCGGTCACTACATCTGCACGTCGGTCAACGACGCCGTGCTCCACGGGCGGCCCTACGACTATGCGCTTACCGACGGCGACCTGCTGACGCTCGACCTCGCCGTCGCCAAAGGCGGAGTCGTCGCGGACTCCGCCATCAGCTTCATCGTGGGCGAGAAGTCCCCGGAGAGCGTTGCCATGATCAGCGCGACCGAGCGCGCGCTGAGCGCGGGGATCGCCGCGGCTCGCCCCGGAGCTCGCATCGGAGACATCTCCCACGCCATCGGCACGGTCCTCGGCGAAGCCGGATATCGGATCAGCACCGAGTTCGGCGGTCACGGCATCGGCTCGACGATGCACCAGGACCCGCACGTCCCGAACATGGGGCGCCCCGGTCGTGGATACAGGCTGCGCCCCGGGCTTCTGCTGGCACTGGAGCCGTGGATCATGGCGGACACCGCCGAGCTCGTCACGGACACCGATGGCTGGACACTCCGGAGCGCGACGGGCTGCCGGACCGCACACAGTGAACACACGATCGCCATCACCAGCGACGGAGCCGAGGTTCTCACCTTGCCGGAACAGCGTCCGTGA